One genomic segment of Nitrospiraceae bacterium includes these proteins:
- a CDS encoding IS256 family transposase, with the protein AFPTDEAILKVLYLGMQRIAKKWTVPIPEWKRALNQFAMLLGDRVPTRM; encoded by the coding sequence GGGCGTTTCCGACGGATGAAGCCATCCTCAAAGTGCTCTATTTGGGGATGCAGCGCATCGCCAAGAAATGGACCGTGCCCATTCCTGAATGGAAACGAGCCTTAAATCAATTCGCCATGCTGTTAGGAGATCGAGTGCCAACAAGAATGTAA